A single genomic interval of Zobellia nedashkovskayae harbors:
- a CDS encoding methyltransferase, with amino-acid sequence MYEKTYPSKRFQHTLDFLKKHIPLEETILDLGVENPFSKIMKEQGYSVENTKGEDLDIDYSSLTNSSAKVVTAFEIFEHLLAPFNPLREIKADKIVASIPLKLWFSPAYRSKTDPWDRHYHEFEDWQFDWLLEKAGWEIKDRAKWTNPVKKLGIRPLLRSFTPRYYIIYAVRKQEQ; translated from the coding sequence ATGTACGAGAAGACCTATCCGAGTAAACGTTTTCAGCACACCTTAGATTTTCTAAAGAAACATATCCCTCTTGAGGAAACTATTTTAGACCTTGGTGTAGAGAATCCGTTTTCTAAAATCATGAAAGAACAGGGGTATTCCGTAGAAAATACGAAGGGCGAAGATTTGGATATTGACTACTCTTCCCTAACGAACTCTAGCGCAAAAGTAGTTACTGCTTTTGAAATTTTTGAACACTTGTTAGCTCCTTTTAACCCCCTTAGGGAAATAAAAGCAGACAAGATAGTTGCAAGCATACCACTAAAATTATGGTTTTCGCCTGCATACCGCAGCAAAACCGACCCATGGGACCGTCACTATCACGAATTTGAAGATTGGCAGTTTGACTGGCTTCTGGAAAAAGCAGGTTGGGAAATTAAGGATAGAGCAAAATGGACCAACCCCGTTAAAAAGTTGGGCATACGCCCCTTGCTACGTAGTTTTACCCCACGGTACTATATTATCTATGCCGTAAGGAAACAAGAACAATAA
- a CDS encoding 3-oxoacyl-ACP synthase III family protein, producing the protein MSIAITGTGSYIPSLVVPNDEFEGHNFLNADGSPFAHENAVIIQKFKGITGIEERRYVEKNLNTSDIGFLAAEKAITDAGIDKETIDYIIFAHNFGDVSPGNIQSDSLPSLATRVKQHLRIKNPACVAYDLIFGCPGWIQGTIQANAFIKSGIAKRCLVIGAETLSRIVDPHDRDSMIYSDGAGAAIIEETDGAGEILSHASATHAYEEAYFLFFGKSYNKEKDDTKYIKMYGRKIYEFAVTHVPQAMKDCLDESGVAIKDLKKIFIHQANEKMDEAIVKRFYGLYNHEIPENIMPMSIGKLGNSSVATVPTLFDLVLNGKIENQEVQKGDVVIFASVGAGMNINAMVYRV; encoded by the coding sequence ATGTCAATTGCAATTACAGGAACAGGAAGTTACATACCATCACTAGTCGTTCCTAACGACGAATTTGAAGGTCATAATTTTTTAAATGCAGACGGTTCACCATTTGCTCATGAAAATGCCGTTATCATCCAGAAATTCAAAGGAATTACAGGAATTGAGGAACGACGTTATGTTGAAAAAAATCTGAATACATCTGACATTGGTTTTCTTGCCGCTGAAAAAGCAATTACCGATGCAGGAATTGACAAAGAAACTATAGATTACATCATCTTTGCCCATAATTTTGGAGATGTTTCTCCCGGTAATATTCAAAGTGATAGCTTACCTAGCTTGGCTACAAGGGTAAAGCAACATTTACGCATAAAAAATCCCGCTTGTGTCGCCTATGATTTAATTTTCGGGTGTCCGGGATGGATTCAAGGAACTATACAGGCAAATGCTTTCATTAAAAGTGGGATAGCAAAAAGATGTCTTGTTATCGGGGCAGAAACTTTATCCCGTATTGTAGACCCTCATGATAGGGATTCTATGATTTACTCTGACGGTGCAGGTGCGGCTATAATAGAAGAAACTGACGGTGCTGGTGAAATACTTTCACATGCCAGTGCTACACATGCCTACGAAGAAGCTTATTTCTTATTCTTTGGTAAATCTTATAATAAAGAAAAAGACGACACCAAGTATATTAAAATGTACGGTCGTAAAATTTACGAATTTGCCGTTACTCATGTACCTCAAGCAATGAAAGATTGTCTAGACGAAAGTGGAGTTGCGATAAAGGACCTTAAAAAAATCTTCATTCACCAAGCGAACGAGAAGATGGACGAAGCTATTGTAAAACGTTTCTACGGCCTTTACAATCATGAAATCCCAGAGAACATCATGCCTATGAGCATAGGTAAATTAGGTAACAGCTCGGTAGCTACGGTACCTACTCTGTTTGATTTAGTGCTTAACGGAAAAATAGAAAATCAAGAGGTTCAAAAGGGAGATGTTGTTATCTTTGCGAGTGTTGGCGCAGGCATGAACATTAATGCCATGGTATACAGGGTCTAA
- a CDS encoding isoprenyl transferase, with translation MVDLEELDKNKMPRHLAIIMDGNGRWAKQKGKLRVFGHENGVKTVRETVENCVKIKLEYLTLYTFSTENWKRPKIEIDTLMRLLVSSLKKELKTFSENNIRLNAIGDLESLPKKANKELKEVMEKTRGNTGMTLTLALSYGAREELKNAVKQISAKVKNNIISIENIDETIINSHLYTHDLPDVDLLIRTSGEHRISNFLLWQIAYAELYFVEVFWPDFSSQHLAEAIKSYQNRERRFGKTSEQLN, from the coding sequence ATGGTTGACCTAGAAGAATTAGATAAAAATAAAATGCCACGTCACCTTGCCATAATTATGGATGGAAACGGTCGTTGGGCAAAGCAAAAAGGCAAACTTCGCGTTTTTGGACATGAGAATGGAGTTAAAACTGTACGAGAAACAGTTGAAAACTGCGTTAAAATAAAGCTGGAGTATCTTACCCTATATACTTTTTCCACAGAAAATTGGAAAAGACCAAAAATTGAAATCGATACTTTAATGCGGCTTTTAGTGTCCTCATTAAAGAAAGAATTGAAGACTTTTTCAGAAAACAATATTAGGTTGAATGCTATTGGAGATTTGGAGTCATTACCCAAAAAAGCTAATAAGGAGCTTAAGGAGGTAATGGAGAAAACAAGGGGAAACACAGGAATGACCCTTACTTTGGCTTTAAGTTATGGTGCGAGAGAAGAGCTCAAAAACGCAGTAAAACAAATAAGTGCCAAAGTTAAAAATAATATAATTTCAATTGAAAACATTGACGAAACCATTATTAATAGCCATCTTTACACGCACGATTTGCCTGATGTAGATTTGCTTATCCGCACTAGTGGAGAGCATCGTATCAGCAATTTTTTACTATGGCAGATTGCCTATGCGGAATTGTATTTCGTTGAAGTATTTTGGCCCGATTTTAGTAGTCAACATTTGGCAGAAGCCATAAAAAGTTATCAGAACAGAGAACGAAGATTTGGAAAAACCAGCGAACAACTCAATTAG
- a CDS encoding NAD kinase, whose protein sequence is MKVAVYSQMYQEDTLQYVMELLDELEKEHAVIAIEKEFHDFLSEKHNSANYATFTDTEGLDSSFDMFVSFGGDGTILRATTFVRNSGIPIVGVNTGRLGFLSTFSKEEVRKVVQEFKTGSYTIVERSLVEVDKGADIPELNGLHFALNEITVSRKDTTSMITVETYLNNEYLTSYWADGLIISTPTGSTGYSLSCGGPVIEPTAKSLVLTPIAPHNLNARPLVISDDTEIRLKVSGREDNHLISLDSRIASVENGKEIRIKKADFVIKMIEYTSESFLKTLRNKLLWGEDSRN, encoded by the coding sequence ATGAAAGTTGCCGTTTACAGTCAGATGTATCAAGAAGACACATTGCAGTATGTAATGGAGTTGCTTGATGAGCTTGAAAAAGAGCATGCCGTAATAGCTATTGAAAAAGAATTCCACGATTTTCTTTCTGAAAAACACAATTCCGCAAATTATGCCACATTCACGGACACGGAAGGACTAGATAGTTCTTTTGATATGTTCGTTAGTTTTGGTGGCGACGGTACTATTTTAAGAGCAACCACCTTTGTTAGGAATTCCGGTATACCCATTGTTGGTGTAAATACTGGTCGTCTTGGGTTTCTTTCTACATTTAGTAAAGAAGAGGTTCGTAAAGTTGTACAAGAATTTAAAACGGGTTCATATACTATTGTAGAACGAAGTTTGGTAGAGGTTGATAAGGGAGCAGATATTCCAGAATTAAACGGATTACATTTTGCATTGAACGAGATTACGGTAAGTAGAAAAGATACGACCTCTATGATTACGGTAGAAACGTATTTAAACAACGAATACCTTACATCTTATTGGGCAGATGGTCTTATCATTTCTACGCCTACAGGTTCTACAGGATATTCTTTAAGTTGTGGTGGACCGGTAATAGAGCCAACGGCAAAATCATTGGTGTTAACGCCAATAGCACCTCATAATCTAAATGCAAGACCTTTGGTTATTTCGGATGATACAGAGATACGTTTAAAGGTATCGGGTAGGGAGGACAATCATCTTATTTCATTAGATTCTAGAATAGCATCTGTAGAGAACGGAAAGGAAATTCGCATTAAAAAGGCGGACTTCGTAATTAAAATGATAGAATATACATCTGAGAGCTTTTTAAAAACCCTTCGGAATAAACTGTTATGGGGAGAAGATAGCCGTAATTGA
- a CDS encoding glycosyltransferase produces MHYYVIVPAHNEEGFLADTLNSILRQSLQPKRVIVVNDNSTDDTEDIIDQFVALSPIFEKLNTKSSTEHMPGSKVINAFNKGLQLLDENYDFVVKLDADVILPDNYFEKIVYIFRGQPKVGIAGGFIYEQVEDGQWKLNHPMDKNHVRGAFKAYTKKCFKAIGGLRNAMGWDTVDELLAQYHGHEIYTDDVLKIKHLRPTGNAYNKKAKLLQGKAMYTMRYGFLITIIASLKMATKQQKPQAFTDNMYGYLEAKKEKKDFLVTKAEGDFIRKLRWRNIKRKLL; encoded by the coding sequence ATGCACTATTATGTAATCGTTCCCGCTCATAACGAAGAAGGCTTTTTGGCTGACACCTTAAACTCTATCTTAAGACAGTCCCTACAACCCAAAAGAGTCATTGTAGTGAACGATAATTCTACTGACGACACAGAAGACATCATAGATCAGTTTGTAGCACTCAGCCCAATTTTTGAAAAGTTAAATACCAAATCTTCTACCGAGCACATGCCAGGTAGTAAAGTGATTAATGCATTTAACAAAGGATTACAGCTACTTGATGAAAATTACGACTTTGTTGTAAAACTAGATGCCGATGTAATTCTACCCGATAATTACTTCGAAAAAATCGTTTATATTTTTAGAGGACAACCCAAAGTAGGTATTGCCGGAGGTTTCATTTATGAACAGGTTGAAGATGGGCAATGGAAATTAAACCACCCTATGGATAAAAACCATGTTCGCGGCGCTTTTAAAGCATACACCAAAAAATGTTTCAAAGCTATTGGCGGATTACGGAATGCCATGGGATGGGATACTGTAGACGAATTGCTTGCCCAATATCACGGCCATGAAATTTATACTGATGATGTTTTGAAAATAAAACACCTCAGACCTACGGGAAACGCCTATAACAAAAAAGCTAAGCTTCTTCAAGGAAAAGCAATGTACACGATGCGATATGGATTCTTGATTACCATAATCGCTTCTTTGAAAATGGCTACAAAGCAGCAAAAGCCACAAGCTTTTACTGATAACATGTATGGTTATCTAGAAGCTAAAAAGGAAAAAAAGGATTTCTTGGTAACCAAAGCCGAGGGAGACTTTATAAGGAAACTACGTTGGAGAAATATTAAAAGGAAACTTTTATAA
- a CDS encoding CBS domain-containing protein → MHIQDQIVTDIPSFKIGSSLAKVITFFKDTTYSHVAVTENGAYLGLLSENDLENFDIKEKIEQYRYDLETFFVRKETSWLDVLEVFARNEANLVPILDEKGRIDGYYDLTDIVSVFIDTPFFTEPGGIIVVAKGIKDYSFSEIAQIVESNNTKLIGGFITDSKNDVVQITIKVASSNINDILQTFRRYNYNVLFGNTDDQFLEDLKERSDYLDKYLNV, encoded by the coding sequence ATGCATATTCAAGACCAAATAGTAACAGACATTCCGTCCTTTAAAATAGGTAGTTCATTAGCTAAGGTAATAACCTTTTTTAAGGATACCACGTACTCGCACGTTGCTGTAACAGAGAACGGGGCATACTTAGGTTTGCTTAGTGAAAATGATCTGGAGAATTTTGATATCAAGGAAAAGATAGAACAATATCGTTATGATTTGGAAACCTTTTTCGTGAGAAAAGAGACCAGTTGGTTAGATGTTCTTGAAGTTTTTGCCAGAAATGAGGCCAATCTCGTGCCCATTCTTGACGAAAAAGGAAGAATAGATGGTTATTATGATCTTACTGATATTGTAAGCGTCTTTATAGATACCCCGTTCTTTACAGAACCAGGTGGTATTATAGTTGTTGCAAAAGGCATCAAAGATTATTCGTTTAGTGAAATTGCTCAAATTGTTGAAAGTAACAATACTAAGCTAATTGGTGGCTTTATCACCGATTCTAAAAATGATGTCGTTCAAATAACTATTAAAGTAGCTTCTTCTAATATAAATGATATTCTTCAGACGTTCCGTCGGTACAATTACAATGTGTTGTTCGGTAATACGGATGATCAGTTCTTGGAAGATTTAAAGGAGCGGTCAGATTATCTAGACAAATATCTTAACGTTTAG
- a CDS encoding OmpH family outer membrane protein, with translation MKHLKKIAVALVLFVAATGFVNAQSKVAHIDVTQLLSAMPEMKTAEAELKKLSETYNADIESSMTEFQNKATLYQNEAPSKSKEENEKRAIELQGVQKNIGEAQQAAQRELQKKQGELFAPISDKAKAAIEKVAAAQGYDYVIDAQAGGGLIVAQGKDLLVDVKKELGI, from the coding sequence ATGAAACACTTAAAGAAAATAGCAGTAGCCTTAGTATTGTTTGTAGCCGCTACAGGTTTTGTTAACGCACAGAGTAAAGTAGCACACATAGATGTTACTCAATTGTTAAGTGCAATGCCAGAGATGAAAACTGCAGAAGCAGAACTTAAAAAATTATCTGAAACTTACAATGCCGATATTGAAAGTTCAATGACCGAATTTCAGAACAAAGCTACTTTGTATCAAAATGAGGCACCTTCAAAATCAAAAGAAGAGAACGAAAAAAGAGCAATAGAGCTTCAAGGTGTTCAAAAGAACATTGGAGAAGCACAACAAGCTGCACAAAGAGAGCTTCAGAAGAAACAAGGAGAGCTTTTTGCTCCTATATCTGACAAGGCTAAAGCTGCCATTGAAAAAGTAGCTGCCGCACAAGGTTATGATTACGTAATAGATGCTCAAGCCGGTGGTGGACTTATTGTAGCCCAGGGTAAAGATCTATTAGTAGATGTAAAAAAAGAGTTGGGTATATAA
- the porG gene encoding type IX secretion system protein PorG, whose protein sequence is MKHFIVIVLLCTFGSIGAQTYEAGIFAGGANLIGDVGRTTYISPSDVAIGGIFKWNIAKRYAWRASVIYAKFNADDVKSNDPSRQQRGYQMDNSLLEASAGLEFNFVEYNLHKMGPAFTPYLYTGITYVRYDYNYFDAGQFLSVSQRDGTLAIPMTVGAKIRLNQFLILGAEIGARYTFTDNLDGSNPEKLNVNRQLDDLRFGNVFNNDWYVFSGLTLTYTFGRKPCNECFE, encoded by the coding sequence ATGAAGCATTTCATTGTCATAGTTTTACTATGCACTTTTGGCAGTATAGGAGCACAAACCTATGAGGCCGGTATATTTGCCGGAGGAGCCAATCTTATTGGAGATGTAGGGCGTACTACTTATATTTCACCATCTGATGTTGCTATTGGGGGTATTTTTAAATGGAATATAGCCAAACGTTATGCATGGCGTGCTAGTGTTATTTATGCAAAGTTTAATGCAGACGATGTAAAATCCAATGATCCTTCTCGCCAGCAGAGAGGGTATCAAATGGATAATTCTCTTTTGGAGGCTTCTGCCGGACTTGAATTTAACTTCGTAGAGTATAATCTACATAAAATGGGACCTGCATTCACACCTTATTTATATACGGGTATTACGTATGTTAGATATGATTACAATTATTTTGATGCGGGACAATTCTTAAGTGTTTCTCAAAGAGATGGGACTTTAGCTATACCAATGACTGTTGGTGCAAAGATTAGATTGAATCAGTTTTTAATATTAGGAGCGGAAATAGGTGCACGATATACATTTACGGATAACCTAGATGGTAGTAATCCTGAAAAGCTTAATGTAAATCGCCAATTAGACGATCTTAGATTTGGTAATGTGTTCAATAATGATTGGTATGTATTCTCCGGATTAACGCTAACCTATACTTTTGGTAGAAAGCCTTGTAATGAATGTTTTGAGTAA
- a CDS encoding OmpH family outer membrane protein: MKTKSNVLFVLVLTLCSAYTFAQRGVRIAYVDMEYILENVDEYRDANKQLADKVQKWKIDIEQKQSQLEQVKKDLMAERVLLTDELIAEREEDIQILEKEMVEYQQDRFGPQGDLVLQKRRLIQPIQDQVFNEVQKIGANKKYDFIFDKSADVVMLYSENRHDISDLVLRGISRTRKISKPKKDSRDKFDDEEAEDEMSDALKERKENAEKAQEAREKTVEEKRAEQLKLREERKKAYEARRKKLLEEREAKRKEKLEERQDDGQDDEEIEE; the protein is encoded by the coding sequence ATGAAAACAAAATCAAACGTTCTTTTTGTACTGGTGTTAACCTTGTGTTCTGCCTATACCTTTGCTCAACGTGGTGTTCGTATTGCTTACGTAGATATGGAATATATCTTAGAGAATGTAGACGAATATAGAGATGCTAACAAGCAACTTGCTGATAAGGTCCAGAAATGGAAGATAGATATAGAGCAAAAGCAAAGTCAGTTAGAGCAAGTAAAGAAAGACTTAATGGCGGAGCGTGTGCTTTTGACCGATGAGTTGATTGCAGAGCGGGAAGAAGATATTCAGATTCTTGAGAAAGAAATGGTAGAATATCAGCAAGACCGTTTTGGCCCGCAGGGCGATTTAGTTTTGCAAAAGCGACGTCTGATTCAACCTATACAGGATCAAGTATTTAATGAGGTACAGAAAATAGGAGCAAACAAGAAGTACGATTTTATTTTTGATAAATCTGCCGATGTTGTTATGTTGTACTCAGAAAATAGACATGACATAAGTGATTTAGTGCTCAGGGGAATTTCTAGGACTCGTAAAATAAGCAAGCCAAAGAAAGACAGTAGAGACAAGTTTGATGATGAAGAGGCAGAAGATGAGATGAGCGATGCTCTAAAGGAAAGAAAAGAGAATGCGGAAAAGGCACAAGAGGCAAGAGAGAAGACAGTAGAAGAGAAGCGTGCTGAGCAGTTGAAGTTAAGGGAAGAGCGCAAAAAAGCGTATGAAGCCCGAAGAAAAAAGCTGTTAGAAGAGCGTGAAGCAAAGAGAAAAGAGAAGCTAGAAGAACGTCAAGATGACGGGCAGGATGACGAAGAAATTGAGGAGTAA
- a CDS encoding BamA/OMP85 family outer membrane protein, translating into MKRFISFEPFITLLLIFATTFCSAQELSFEDGKKYILGGLEVTGLQSYNEQTVKTYTGLRVGQPITLPGDEISGIINKLWGLELFKNIDFYVTNIEGDKVFLELNIIERPTLSSVTVTGVKPRKVDDILKDTDLKKGKKITESLIANTKNYLDNKYKKQGFLNAKTSIIVAKDTSETNAQKMAVNINKGDKVKIKEMIFEGNEQLSDKKLKGAFKKTKEKRFWRFWKKSKFIEEDYENDLELLSDKYAENGYRDARIISDSLIKVDENNIILKYQIEEGNKYYFGDVDFVGNSVYTDRQLASVLGIKKGDTYNGVLLRERIADDSKPEPNDVTSLYQNNGYLFSSINPVEVSAENDTINFEIRVIEGKETFLNHIDIVGNDRTNDHVIYRELRTRPGQKYNKSDIIRTIRELQQLGYFDAEQIKPDILNPNPNEGTVDIKYNLVESGSSQIELQGGYGGGGFIGTLGLSFNNFSIKNILNGEEYKPVPMGDGQTFAMRIQASRTFRVYSLNFAEPWLGGRKPVQFSLNLSRTQQFGVDYNNSTSSSIEVDKDRGFSITGITAGLAKRVQWPDDFFTISHSLSYQLYEFNNYDIGLFNFGNGKSNSFAYTLGISRNATSGGRIFPRGGSNFEVTAKLTPPYSLFSNKDFETLRDRSTELSIKDATIGLTTAESAELEDVDQQRFRWLEYYKVKFKGDWFTTLVGDLVMRTNAEFGFLGNYNNDVGDVPFERFFVGGDGLGNFTLDGRDVVQLRGYENQSLTPLDPITGQQEGGLVYNKFSLELRYPLTLKPSASIYMLAFMEGGNAFNNFQEFNPFEIKRSAGVGLRIFMPAFGLLGIDFGYGFDEDNTGATGPSGLQTHFIIGQQF; encoded by the coding sequence ATGAAAAGGTTCATATCCTTCGAACCTTTTATTACACTCCTATTAATTTTTGCAACTACATTTTGCTCCGCACAAGAACTTTCTTTTGAGGATGGCAAAAAGTACATTTTAGGTGGGCTAGAAGTCACCGGACTGCAAAGTTATAACGAGCAGACCGTAAAAACGTATACAGGATTACGTGTGGGGCAACCTATTACGCTTCCCGGAGACGAGATTAGTGGGATTATCAACAAACTTTGGGGTCTTGAACTTTTTAAGAACATTGATTTCTATGTGACCAATATAGAAGGCGATAAAGTTTTTCTTGAATTGAATATTATAGAAAGACCAACGCTGTCCAGTGTTACTGTTACTGGGGTTAAACCTAGGAAAGTAGATGATATATTAAAGGATACGGACCTTAAGAAAGGAAAGAAAATCACCGAGAGTTTAATAGCTAACACTAAGAACTACCTTGATAATAAGTATAAAAAACAAGGCTTTCTAAATGCCAAAACATCCATTATTGTAGCTAAAGATACTTCTGAGACCAATGCTCAGAAAATGGCGGTTAACATAAATAAAGGTGATAAGGTAAAAATAAAGGAAATGATTTTTGAGGGTAACGAACAGTTATCGGATAAAAAATTAAAAGGAGCTTTTAAGAAAACTAAAGAAAAACGTTTCTGGCGTTTTTGGAAGAAATCTAAATTTATTGAAGAAGATTACGAAAATGATTTAGAGCTATTGTCCGATAAGTATGCCGAGAACGGTTATCGTGATGCGCGTATCATTTCCGATTCTTTAATTAAGGTAGATGAAAACAACATTATCTTAAAATACCAAATAGAAGAAGGTAATAAATACTACTTTGGTGATGTAGACTTTGTTGGTAACAGTGTCTATACAGATCGTCAATTGGCCTCGGTATTGGGTATAAAGAAAGGGGATACCTATAATGGTGTTTTGTTAAGAGAGCGTATTGCAGACGATTCTAAACCTGAGCCTAATGATGTTACCAGCTTATACCAAAACAACGGGTATTTGTTTTCAAGTATTAACCCAGTAGAGGTTTCCGCAGAAAATGATACCATTAATTTTGAAATCCGTGTAATAGAAGGTAAAGAGACTTTTCTTAATCATATTGACATAGTTGGTAATGATCGTACAAATGATCACGTAATTTATCGTGAACTAAGAACGCGTCCAGGTCAAAAATATAATAAGAGTGATATCATCAGAACAATTCGTGAGCTTCAACAGTTAGGTTACTTTGATGCAGAACAGATTAAGCCGGACATTCTTAACCCTAACCCTAACGAAGGTACTGTAGATATTAAGTACAACTTGGTAGAATCTGGCTCAAGTCAGATAGAATTACAAGGTGGTTACGGAGGAGGCGGTTTTATTGGAACGTTAGGACTTTCGTTCAATAACTTCTCAATTAAGAATATTTTAAATGGTGAAGAGTATAAACCGGTACCTATGGGTGATGGACAGACTTTTGCCATGAGAATACAGGCTAGTAGAACGTTTAGGGTGTACAGTCTTAATTTTGCAGAGCCTTGGTTGGGTGGTAGAAAACCAGTACAGTTTAGTTTAAATCTTTCTAGAACGCAACAGTTTGGAGTGGATTATAACAACTCTACTAGTAGTAGTATAGAAGTAGATAAAGACCGAGGATTTTCTATAACAGGAATAACCGCAGGTTTGGCAAAACGTGTACAATGGCCAGATGATTTCTTTACAATATCCCATTCGTTAAGTTATCAGTTGTATGAGTTCAATAATTATGATATTGGGTTGTTCAATTTTGGTAACGGAAAATCTAACTCTTTTGCCTATACCTTAGGGATTTCTAGAAACGCTACTTCTGGTGGCCGTATTTTCCCAAGAGGAGGCTCTAATTTTGAAGTAACTGCAAAACTAACACCGCCGTACTCACTCTTTAGTAATAAAGATTTTGAAACATTGCGAGATCGTAGTACGGAATTGAGTATTAAGGACGCTACAATAGGTTTGACAACTGCAGAATCAGCGGAGTTAGAAGATGTCGATCAACAACGTTTTAGATGGTTAGAGTATTATAAGGTAAAGTTTAAAGGAGATTGGTTTACTACTTTAGTAGGCGATTTAGTTATGCGTACTAACGCAGAGTTCGGTTTCTTGGGTAACTATAATAATGATGTAGGTGATGTACCTTTTGAACGTTTCTTCGTAGGTGGGGACGGTTTAGGGAACTTTACATTAGATGGCCGTGATGTGGTTCAATTAAGAGGATATGAAAACCAATCATTGACTCCTCTTGACCCTATTACAGGGCAACAAGAAGGTGGTTTAGTGTATAATAAATTCTCATTGGAACTGCGCTATCCTTTAACTTTAAAACCTTCGGCTTCCATTTATATGCTTGCATTTATGGAGGGTGGTAATGCCTTCAACAATTTTCAGGAATTTAATCCGTTTGAAATAAAACGATCGGCCGGAGTGGGGCTGCGCATTTTTATGCCGGCATTCGGATTATTAGGTATTGATTTTGGTTATGGGTTTGATGAGGATAATACAGGTGCAACTGGACCCAGCGGACTTCAAACACACTTCATTATTGGCCAACAGTTTTAA
- a CDS encoding pyridoxine 5'-phosphate synthase, with product MTKLSVNINKIATLRNARGGNMPDLLKTAADIESFGAQGITIHPRPDERHVRYQDARDLKNLVTTEYNIEGNPVEKFIKLVLEVKPTQVTLVPDAVDAITSNAGWDTIKHKDFLTEVIQTFKNAGIRTSIFVDAETKMIEGAAKTGTDRIELYTESYAEQYTQGNHSEAVKPFSEAAKIAYKCGLGINAGHDLNLDNIKYFKENVPHLLEVSIGHALICESLYLGLDNVVNMYLNKLK from the coding sequence ATGACAAAATTAAGTGTAAACATCAACAAAATTGCAACCTTAAGAAACGCCAGAGGTGGCAATATGCCCGATTTATTGAAAACAGCAGCCGATATTGAGTCTTTTGGCGCACAGGGTATTACTATACACCCTAGACCTGACGAAAGACATGTTCGCTATCAAGATGCGAGAGACTTAAAAAATCTAGTCACTACGGAGTATAATATAGAAGGAAACCCGGTTGAAAAATTCATAAAACTTGTTCTTGAAGTAAAGCCCACACAGGTTACTTTGGTACCAGATGCCGTGGACGCCATTACATCAAATGCGGGCTGGGACACCATAAAACATAAAGACTTCTTAACAGAAGTTATCCAAACTTTCAAAAATGCGGGTATACGCACTTCTATTTTTGTTGACGCGGAAACCAAAATGATAGAGGGTGCTGCGAAGACAGGAACCGACCGTATTGAACTCTACACAGAGAGTTACGCAGAACAATACACCCAAGGCAACCACAGCGAAGCTGTCAAACCTTTTTCAGAAGCTGCCAAAATAGCATATAAATGTGGTTTAGGTATTAATGCAGGACATGATTTAAATTTAGACAACATTAAATACTTCAAAGAGAACGTTCCCCATTTATTAGAAGTTTCCATTGGTCATGCCCTAATTTGCGAATCGCTTTACTTGGGCCTGGATAACGTTGTAAATATGTACCTGAATAAATTAAAATGA